Within Pseudomonas tructae, the genomic segment GGCCAGGGCCTTGAGCTGCTCAGCACCGAGGTTGGCCTGCGGCCCATGCCGGATGATCGCATCCCCATCATCGGTACCTTGCCGTCTGTCAGCGGGTTGTACCTGGCGGTGATGCATTCGGGCGTCACCCTCGCGGCAGTGATCGGCCGGCTGGTAGCGCAAGAGCTCATCGAAGGCAAGCTTGCAACAGAGCTTCAAGGCTGCCGACCGACGCGGTTCAGCGGCCAGACGCCTCCAGCAACCAATTGCTGAAAGCATTCATCGCCGGGCTTTGGGCCTTCGATTGCAGGCGTGTCAGCCAGTAGCTGCCGGTGCTGATACTCAGGTCAAACGGCTGGCGAATGGCATCACTAGCCAGCAATCGTTCGAACATCAACGGCGGCGCCAGGGCGACACCGGCGCCTTGCAGGGCCGCTTCCATCATCCCCAGCGACGAATCGAAGACCATGCTCCGCGAGGGCTGGACGGCGCCAGACAACCCGGCGGCCTGAAACCACTCGGCCCACTCGTCACTGCGATAGGAGCGCAGCAGGGTTTGTTGCAGCAGGTCGTTAGGGCTGTGCAACTGCTCGGCAATCGCGGGCACGCACAACACCGACAGCGGCGCCTCCAGCAGCGCCTGCGCATCGATGCCATGCCAGGCACCGCTGCCAAAGCGAATAGCGTAATCCAGGCCTTCGGCAGCGATATCGACACGGTTGTTGTTGGTCGACAGGCGCAGGTCGATAAACGGGTGCAGGGCCTGGAACTCGGGCAGGCGCGGTAGCAGCCAGCCAACGGCAAAGGTGCCCACCGCACCTACAGTCAGCACCTCGCGGTAATGGCCACCGTCGAAGCAATCGAGGGTCTGGGCGATGCGGTCGAAGCACTCGCGCAGCACCGGCAGCAAAGTCTCGCCTTCGCTGGTGAGCATCAGCCCGCGCGGCAGGCGCTTGAACAGGGTGACCTTGAGCTGGGCCTCGAGGCTTTTGACCTGATGGCTGACCGCCGCCTGGGTCACGCACAGCTCGATGGCGGCGCGGGTAAAGCTCAGGTGCCGGGCCGAGGCCTCGAAGGCGCGCAGGGCGTTCAGGGGCAGGTGCGGTCGAATCATGCAGACTCCCAAATTTTTCTAATGGCTGCTGCGAAATATCATCGTTTGTCGTGCCTGGGCAAAACGCCTAGATTGGCGCTCCCTGCTGCAGCCAGGCCCACAACAGTCCACTTATGGAAAGGTTGCCGATCATGCACCAAAAAACCAACCTCAAGCCAGGGATTCTGGCCGCCTTCGCCCTTAGCCTGGCCTCCGGCTACAGCTTCGCCCAGGCGCCGCTGGAATCCACGGTGAGCGCCGCCATCCGCCCGCTGATGCAACAACAGGCGATCCCCGGCATGGCCGTGGCCATCAGCGTCGATGGCCAACAGCACTACTTTAACTACGGGATTGCGTCGAAACGCAGCGGCCAGGCCGTGAATGCCGACACCCTGTTCGAGATCGGCTCGGTGAGCAAGACCTTCACCGCGACTCTTGCAGGCTTTGCCCAGGCCAGTGGCAAGCTGAGCCTGGGCGATGCCGCCAGCAAGCACTGGCCGGCGCTCAAGGGCACGGCGTTCGATGGCATCACCCTGCTCAACCTTGGCACCTACAGCGCCGGCGGCCTGCCCTTGCAGTTCCCCGACGAGATCAAGGGCGAAGCCGACCTGCCCGGCTACTACACGCACTGGAAAGCCGACTACGCGCCAGGCACCCACCGGCTGTACTCCAACCCCAGCCTGGGCCTGTTCGGCTACCTGGCGGCAAAAAGCCTGGATCAACCCTTTGCCCAACTGATGGAAAAACAGCTGCTGGCGCAACTGGGCCTGCAGCACAGCTACCTGCAGGTGCCTGCCACGCAGATGGGCAATTACGCCCAGGGTTACAACAAGCAGGACCAACCGGTACGCGTCGGCCCCGGGCCGCTGGATGCCGAAGCCTACGGCTTGAAAGTGACGGCCGTGGACCTGTTGCACTACCTGGACCTGAACATGCAGCCGCAAAGCCTGAGCAAGCCCTTGCAACGGGCCATCGCCACCACCCAGACCGGCTACTACCAGGTGGGCGGAATGACTCAGGGCCTGGGTTGGGAGCAGTATGCCTACCCGGTCAGCCTGGAACAGCTACAGGCCGGCAACGCCCCATCGATGGTGCTGGAGCCGCAACCGGTGACCTGGCTGAAACCGGCGCAGCCGCTGCCGGCCAACACGTTGCTGAACAAGACCGGCTCGACTGAAGGCTTTGGTGCCTATGTAGCGTTCGTGCCGTCGAAACGCATTGCCATTGTCTTGTTGGCGAACAAGAACTACCCGATTGCCGAGCGGGTGAAGGTGGCGCATCAGATCCTGACGGTTCTGGAACAATAAGATCGCGGGGCAAGCCCGCTCCCACTGGGTTTCCACCACCCCTGTGGGAGCGGGCTTGCCCCGCGATTGAGGCCAATTGACCTCAAGGCAAACCATTGCGCCCATGCAATCGATAGCCTTCGCGCTCGCTCAGGCGATCATAATAAGCCTCGACCGCCGGCAATGCCGGGCGCTCAAGCGGGGTCTGCAGCCAGCGGTTGACCGACAGGCCGATGGGAATGTCGGCCAGGGAGAAATCCGCGCCGCTGACATAGGCCCCGGTACGCTCCAGTTGCCGCTCAAGGATGGTCATGTTCTTCGCCCAGTTGCGGCACCCCGCCGCCAGCGCCTCGGGGTCCTGGTGGGTCGGCGCCTTGCGCACCAGCGAGACAAAGGCGTAGCTCCACGCGCCATTGAGGTCGGTGGCCTGCCAGTCCATCCATTGATCGACCCGTGCCCGCACCTTGGGTTCGGCCGGGTACAGGTGCTGGCCACCGTACTGCGCGGCCAGGTAACGGATGATGCTATTGGACTCCCACAACACAAAATCGCCGTCTTCAATCACCGGCACCATGGCGTTGGGATTCAGCGCCAGAAACGCCTCATCCGCAGTCGAGCGAAAACCCGAGCCCCAGTCCTCGCGTTCGAACGGCAGTTGCAGTTCAGCACAGGTCCACAGCACCTTGCGCACGTTGATCGATGAAGCCTTGCCCAGTATCCGCAGCATCACTCACTCCTGTTGGTCGTGTTGTCCCAGGTGTTGCAAAAACAGGTTGAACAGCTCCGATTGGGACGATACCCCAAGCTTGCTGTACAGGTTGCGCCGGTGCACCTTGACCGTCTCCTGGGAAATGTCCAGGCGCTTGGCGATGGCCTTGCTGGAGTTGCCGCGCAACACCAGGCGGGCGGTTTCCAGCTCGCGGGCCGACAAGGTGTCGCTGCCAAAATGCTCCAGAGCACGCTCAACCGGTGTCGAATGTTCTGTGGCCTGCTGTGGATGCTGCTGGTGCCAGTGCTGGCGCATCAACGCCAGCAGCCAGGGGGCGAGCACGCTCAACTGGCCGATGGTCGCACTCTGGTAACGCTGGTTGGCGCCCAGGGAGATGGCCAACACCTTGCCGGCCTCAAGGTTGAGGATCAGCTGCAGCTCATCCTCGCCGACCAGGGCACGAAAGTAGTTGTTGAAGTAGTCGCTCTTGCGAAACTCGTCCGGCGCCACCTCTTCCATGCGGTACACGCCATCGGCCAGGCCATCGCGCATGGCCTGGATAAACGGGTCGAGCAGGTACAGGCCACCGAGGTACATCGGCGCGGCTGCAGGCGCATCGCGAAAACCGCGGTCGAACTCCTCCAGTACCGTCGGCGCGCCGTCGCGCTCAACCAGCAAAGCCAGGGCCGTATCGCAGGGCACCAGTTGCTCAAGCAGCACGATCAGTTGATGCCAGAACCCCGGTTTGCCCAACTGCTCGATGGCCCGGGCCAGGGCATGGTGATGGGCGGCGGCTTCAAATAGCAGGTTCACCGGTAACTCCTAGGGGGTAACGATTGGGGGGAATCGCCAGCGGCAGGCCGAGTTTCTAGACTCTGTTCACCGGCACGCAGTATTGCGGTTGCTCGAGCACTTGTCATGCTGTACGAGCAATGGCTATTGCGGCCTTTCGAAACCTTCAGCAGGAGTTGTGAATCAATGCGTGTACGTGATCTGGGCATTCGTATCGGCACCGGCACCCCTGGGGCGTTCAACGCCATTACCGATGTACCGGGTGTGCGCGTCGGCCATCACACCGTACAGCGCGGCAGCGGTGACAACGCGGTCAATACCGGCGTCACGGTGATCGAGCCGCGAGCCCAGGCTGCCAGCCTGCAGCCCTGCTTTGCCGGCGTGCACGTGCTCAATGGCAACGGCGATGCCACCGGGCTTGAGTGGATTCGCGAGGCGGGCCTGCTGACCACGCCCATTGCCTACACCAATACCCACAGCGTCGGTGTGGTCCGCGATGCACTGGTGGCGGCCGAGCGCGAGCTGGGCAAGGCCCGTACCTACTGGTGCATGCCCACAGTGCTGGAAACCTACGACGGTGTGCTCAACGACATCTGGGGCCAGCACATCACTGCCGAGCATGTCCATGCAGCGCTTGCCGCCGCGCAGTCGGGACCGGTCGCCGAAGGCTGCGTCGGTGGCGGCACCGGGATGATCTGCCATGAGTTCAAGGGCGGAATCGGTACCTCCTCGCGGGTACTGCACAGCGAGGCCGG encodes:
- a CDS encoding LysR family transcriptional regulator; protein product: MIRPHLPLNALRAFEASARHLSFTRAAIELCVTQAAVSHQVKSLEAQLKVTLFKRLPRGLMLTSEGETLLPVLRECFDRIAQTLDCFDGGHYREVLTVGAVGTFAVGWLLPRLPEFQALHPFIDLRLSTNNNRVDIAAEGLDYAIRFGSGAWHGIDAQALLEAPLSVLCVPAIAEQLHSPNDLLQQTLLRSYRSDEWAEWFQAAGLSGAVQPSRSMVFDSSLGMMEAALQGAGVALAPPLMFERLLASDAIRQPFDLSISTGSYWLTRLQSKAQSPAMNAFSNWLLEASGR
- the ampC gene encoding class C beta-lactamase, translating into MHQKTNLKPGILAAFALSLASGYSFAQAPLESTVSAAIRPLMQQQAIPGMAVAISVDGQQHYFNYGIASKRSGQAVNADTLFEIGSVSKTFTATLAGFAQASGKLSLGDAASKHWPALKGTAFDGITLLNLGTYSAGGLPLQFPDEIKGEADLPGYYTHWKADYAPGTHRLYSNPSLGLFGYLAAKSLDQPFAQLMEKQLLAQLGLQHSYLQVPATQMGNYAQGYNKQDQPVRVGPGPLDAEAYGLKVTAVDLLHYLDLNMQPQSLSKPLQRAIATTQTGYYQVGGMTQGLGWEQYAYPVSLEQLQAGNAPSMVLEPQPVTWLKPAQPLPANTLLNKTGSTEGFGAYVAFVPSKRIAIVLLANKNYPIAERVKVAHQILTVLEQ
- a CDS encoding glutathione S-transferase family protein, yielding MLRILGKASSINVRKVLWTCAELQLPFEREDWGSGFRSTADEAFLALNPNAMVPVIEDGDFVLWESNSIIRYLAAQYGGQHLYPAEPKVRARVDQWMDWQATDLNGAWSYAFVSLVRKAPTHQDPEALAAGCRNWAKNMTILERQLERTGAYVSGADFSLADIPIGLSVNRWLQTPLERPALPAVEAYYDRLSEREGYRLHGRNGLP
- a CDS encoding helix-turn-helix transcriptional regulator yields the protein MNLLFEAAAHHHALARAIEQLGKPGFWHQLIVLLEQLVPCDTALALLVERDGAPTVLEEFDRGFRDAPAAAPMYLGGLYLLDPFIQAMRDGLADGVYRMEEVAPDEFRKSDYFNNYFRALVGEDELQLILNLEAGKVLAISLGANQRYQSATIGQLSVLAPWLLALMRQHWHQQHPQQATEHSTPVERALEHFGSDTLSARELETARLVLRGNSSKAIAKRLDISQETVKVHRRNLYSKLGVSSQSELFNLFLQHLGQHDQQE
- a CDS encoding DmpA family aminopeptidase; translation: MRVRDLGIRIGTGTPGAFNAITDVPGVRVGHHTVQRGSGDNAVNTGVTVIEPRAQAASLQPCFAGVHVLNGNGDATGLEWIREAGLLTTPIAYTNTHSVGVVRDALVAAERELGKARTYWCMPTVLETYDGVLNDIWGQHITAEHVHAALAAAQSGPVAEGCVGGGTGMICHEFKGGIGTSSRVLHSEAGGWTVGVLVQANYGVRGALRVAGYPVGQVLGEVHSPFSAARNVGEPGMGSIVITLATDAPLLPHQCTRLAQRASVGLARVGGGTEDSSGDIFIAFSTGNELPAANFGHPGAPTSTVQMVNNDHISALFSAAADAVEEAIVNALLAASDLEAHGSKVLALTPERLGEALRAVGWRA